One Cuculus canorus isolate bCucCan1 chromosome 1, bCucCan1.pri, whole genome shotgun sequence DNA segment encodes these proteins:
- the C1H11orf97 gene encoding uncharacterized protein C11orf97 homolog, whose amino-acid sequence MPLHPAMSGSWPFPAGSPGPGSAPRLADPPRPRPAPLWPPPRPGAASSEPAAMRAAGSGDSAEAAAEQPWKKFVYVEPSRRVKEILEEELYIQEEAWRVKHPAAVAVEGIWSLKKNFNIGSLKPVSQNRNGLLLQPQFYSRHAGRKNC is encoded by the exons aTGCCGTTGCACCCTGCCATGTCGGGCTCTTGGCCGTTCCCCGCGGGGTCCCCGGGCCCTGGCTCCGCCCCGCGCCTCGCCGATCCACCCcggccccgcccggccccgctctGGCCCCCGCCCCGTCCGGGCGCTGCGAGCTCCGAGCCGGCGGCGATGCGGGCGGCGGGGAGTGGGGATAGCGCCGAGGCGGCGGCCGAGCAGCCCT GGAAGAAATTTGTGTATGTTGAGCCATCTAGGAGAGTTAAAGAAATACTCGAAGAAGAGCTTTATATTCAGGAAGAAGCGTGGCGTGTTAAACATCCAGCTGCAG TGGCTGTGGAAGGAATTTGGAGTTTGAAGAAGAATTTCAACATTGGAAGCCTGAAACCAGTCTCACAGAACAGAAATGGTTTACTTTTACAGCCTC